In Qingrenia yutianensis, the genomic window CGAGCCACACAAACGTTTTCCATTTATATCCCGTAACCGTATCCGGCATTTTCTTTTGTTTTTCAATCTTTCTTGTTGAATTAGCTTTAACAGAGTCTGAAACAGACGATGTTTCAACAATATTTTCTGCTGAATCATATATAATATTAAACACCGTTATAACCTTTTCTGAACTGCTTGTGTTGCTTATCTCGGCAGCTGATGTTATCTCCGAAGAGGCCGTCAGCTTAGACGCACTGTATGAGATTGATGCACTAAGCCCCGATATGTCCGCTTCCGTCCAAAAATCATAATCCTTTTCGCTTATATTGTTTCCGACATTTACATCTAATACCATTCCCAAATCCGAATTTGCTGAGTTAATGACTATTGAATGTGTCCCGGATTTTGTTTGGTCTATTTTCACTTCTGTTGATATATTGCCGTTTGCACCGCTCTTAGCTTGTGCTATGTATTCTACAGAACCGTTCGGATTAAGAGCAATTATTCCTAATCTCTCATTTGATGCAGTATTAAATTTTCCTGTAATATTCACTGTTCCGTCCGATGCCAAAACAGCCTTACCCATTCTTGCTTTTATACTAAAATCACCGGTATAGTCTTTTCTCGATTTTATTTTTATGGTATATACCTCATTCGCTGTCAATTCAGCTCCTGTAGATACATTACTTTTGTATGTCAGATTATCTTCATATACAATTTCATTATCTGAACTGTTTATAATCTTTATGGTCGGATATATCTTATCACTGCTGATATACAAATTATATGTTGCCGTCTGCGTTGGTGTAAAAGTGAATGTTTCAATTCCGTACTCGTGAGATATGGTCTTATCTTTGCCTACTCCCACTTGTAATACATTCCCTGACGGAACAGCTATTCTTTCTATTTTAAAATTATATACACCCATGCGTGTTCCGGTTACTTTAAGCTTATACATCTCGTCAGCCGCAAGTGAACATTCCATATAAGATGATGTCAAAGATGCTATACTGCTTTCCGAACTGCTGCTATGAAAAAGTGATGCGGTTATTCCACTGTTTCCGTCAAAACTGATTCTGTAATAGCCATCTGCCGGGACAGAGAATGAATATTCATCAGTCTGATTTACCGTCTGAATTGTATTACTGTACACATAATCTGTTATAATTATGTTTGTATCATACGGATCAACCAAAGGACGCATACTGTTATCGCCATCCCACAGCATAATTCTGACATGATGATTTTCGGTAATGGTTTCAAACGGCAGATTAACATCACAAACAATTTCACTGCCTGCAGTTCCGTTCCCCGGCACATCTACTATTTTCAAATTTTCAAGCACACTGCCGTTATATAAAGCTGCATACAATTTTGCAGACTTATTTTCACTTGTGTTTTTTACAAGTGTAACACTATCTAACTTTCCGTTTGTCGTGCAATCATGAATGATGACATCGTTGCTGTTTTTTATAATAGCTTGTTTAATCCTATAATCTTCACTTTCATCGCTTGCTTCGACAGACATTATTTTTGTTGTATCAGCACTTATATTTTCGCCGTCATTTATGACCTCTGCCGAAGCAGGAATTATATATACCATTTCATCATTTATATCGTCCCAGATAAAAATAGCTGCAAACTGTGTATCGGAAAAATCCATATGTATCCACGCACCGTTATCATAGTCCTTAAGCTTTCCTTTGAAAATCGTTGTCTGTTCACCGTCAATTTGCTTAACAACCCGAACATTAAGCTCGGAATTATCAATTACATTATTGTTTATTTTCACAGTTTCACTTTGCTCCGGTGCATCTGCCAACGCAACCGAAATCATACCGTTATTTATGCCGATTGCCGTCATTAAACAAATCGCAATAAATATCGAAACAAGCTTATTTATTCTTTGCATAGTTATCCCCTCCTTCTTTGTTCGCTTATGTAAAATTTTGAAGTGTAATGAAAAAGGCAAAAGGATATTATGCAACTCTCACTGCATCAACTACCCTTTTGCCACAAATAAACAGGTTCTATCATACTTGCGCCCTCCATATTCAATTGCCTACCGACCTATATGCATTGCTCCCCACCGTTTTTATAGCACTTATATTATACCACATTTTGGGCGTTTTTTCAATACAAGCGGCCTCATTTCGTTGATATGCACAATAATTCATGAAACATTTTTGACAATCCGACATACCCTGTTTTTAATAATTATTTTTGTTTCTTTTTCATATAATTTTCGATTCTGTCTTTCCACGATCTATCAATCAGGCGCTCGGCTCTCATACAAGCCACCGTTTCACTCACTGCATCGAAATTCGTTCTTGTTTCGACAGAATCCGGCTGATATGTTACCGCTCTGTCGGCATTTATACCGAATATCCCTGCCGTCTGCACTGCGTCTATATTTGCCCCCATGAATAAGAACTCCCAATTATATTTTTCTTTTTGATTCTCTATCATCTGTTTTACTTTGTTTAAGCCAAACTCACGGCTCGCATTTTTGTAGCCGTCTGTTATGATAACTACCATAGTCTTTGACGGTATTTCACTGTCCGGTGCATATTTGCACCTGTTCCCCACATGATTGATTGTGTCATTCGTTTATTGAGGTGGAATACGAAAATTTTTATAGAAACGGCAATTTGAGATATTGTTAGAATGATTAAAGATATGTGTTGACATTTTAAGCTTTTTTGTCGCATAAAACAAGGGTTTTCAGAGGTCAAAACGGGCAAGGTAATGGTTAATATTACCTTGCCCAAAAATGCAGTTTTCGTTTTCTACACACATAAAAAATATCGTGATACACAAAACAGGTATCACGATATTTTTTGAGTTTTATAGTATAGCCATTTTTGAAAATTATTTCTGATCGGATAATAATATTATGTCGTATGGTTTTTCGGGGCTTGTATCACGCACAATATATCCGTTGCCGTGTACTCTTGATTTAGGGATGTCTTTCGGTATGATTGTTATATAATTTTTCTTTGGCTTACCGAAATCAAACTCCCATTTTTCGCCTCTGTAAACGCCGTCGTGAAAACTGTAACCGCCGGCATATACAATCGTTGATGTTACTGCTGATACGATGAAAGTTAAAACCCATATTTTTTTCATTGCCTTTTCACCTCCGATTTAAAGATAGTATCTGCAACAGTGCAAAATAGTTGCAGTTTTACTTATATTCGTAAATTCTTACCAATGTAACAACGGTTTGTTCCAGCGAAAAAGGTGTTTTCGGCGAAAATGAATCGTTGTCTACGCCAATCATTATTTTATGTGTTTTCATTGAATATACGCTGTTTTTAGCCCAATCACTGATTGTATTATCATCAGCGTACAATTTTTCTTTATCGGAGTTGTCTGCATCCGTTTTATAAATGAACTTAAACAGCCTATCGAGGATAGTTGCAGCTTCTTCCCGTGAAATAGAATCGTTCGGATAAAATTCCGTTGCCGATTTCCCTTTTATAATACCGTTTTCATATAAATATGCCAATTCTCTCTCGTCTTTGTCAACATCGGTAAACGGGTGAGTGCGTTCGATTACATTTATCTGCTCTTTTTCATTCAACATTCTGTAAGCCATACGGCAGAAGTCTATTCTTTTAGCGCTTTCGGAAAAATTTAATTCCAGCAAAATAGTCGGAATAAAAGATTTTTCCGCAGCTTTTGTCACATAGCCCAGCGCCCATTCCGAACATTTGGGAATACCCTCAGCTGCATTTTGATTTATATAGCCGTTTATGCCGGTTTGACATATTTGAGATAGTTCATTTGATACGGCGGCGGATTCCGCAACTATATATTCGCAATAATTAGGCTTGTTATAATCGGCATACCGACCGAAAAACATTTCGCCGTTTTTGGTTATGCAAAGATACAGATAGTTGCCTGCTGTGCTTTGCAATGTAATATAATATCTTTCCGCCGTCTGTATAACATAAGGATTTTCTACTTTCTCAATTTTGTTATTAAATATATTATATTCCGATAAATTCCCGGTCAATACCCATAATTCGTTTTTTCTGTTCGTGTCCTGAATTGTTATTTTATCAAACGCAACCTCTGTATCTTCCCGATAAATTTCCGAATAATAATTTGCAATATAATCTTTTATGGTATATCCGTTGTCTGCATTTACAGCGGTCAACACAGAACAAAGCAAAAATATTGAAAGAAAATAAACCGCCACAACTTTTGATTTCATTATAACATTCCTCATTTCTTAAAGTTTATCGGTTGATTTTTTTAAGCGTTGCTTTTTCCAAGTCGATCCGATATTCTCGCTTTTCCTCAATGCCATCGGTCATATTGCTCCACGAGCAATACAAGGATTTTCCGTCATCGCTGAATTTGAAAGACTCTTTATTGAATTTGTAGGGACTGATTTTTCCGAACTGTCCCATTAAATCTTTTCTTCCGCCGTTTTTATAAACGATCCAAAAGCCGCTTCTGCCCGAGAAAAAAGCCGACGCAAATCCGACTTCGACCGAACAAAAATCGTTTTCGCAATGGTATATGTCATCATAATTTACCTGTCCTTTGACCCTCGCGAGCAATTCATCATACGACCAAAAGCAAAGATTGTCTCCGTGATAGCGGCTTTTTATACCGGCTTTTTTGCACAGTCTTACAAACGTTGCATAGCATTGCTCGCGGGTGTAGGGATTTTTCGGGGCAAAAGTGCCGTTGGGCATACCCTGCATAATATTCAGTGCATAAACCTTTTTCACGGAATCCCTTGCCCAATCGGAAACGCTGTCCGAATCCGCTATGTCTGCAACCTCGCTTTCGGGTGCGGGTTTGTCGCTTGCGTACATGGTGTAAACCCTGCTCAGCATCACGGCGGCTTCTTCTCTTGTGATCGGAGAAAACGGATCGAAAAGATTATTTCCCTTTCCCTTTACAATCCCCATTGCCGCCGCCGTTATAATGTAATTTCCATATTCGGAGTCGGCAAGATCGTCAAACATAGTGATCTCGTCCTCCGACACTTTCGACAAGCTCCCGCCGTTTATATATAAATACTGCATATCGCCAAAATCCATATTGTTTTGATAAGCGACAAACATCATGGCAGTTACGGCAAATTCTTCTCTTGTGATGTTTTTCTGATAATCCTTTTGCAAATCTTCCGCAACGATCCCAAGCTCGACGGCTTCTTCGATTTCGGCTGCCGCCCATTCCGACATGCCGTTGTCTGCGTTTACAGCACAAAGCGTTGTCGTCAAAATCATAGCGGTAATCATTAAAAAGCAAAGTAATTTCTCCAATTTACACACTTCCTTTCATTAAAAAGTCGTATACTATGGCATAATAATTATAACATATATATAGTATTCTGTAAATATATTTTCGCCAAATTTGTTTATATGCACAAATAAATTCACACCTGATATTCTGAGTCAAACTTGTTTTGATACAGAATATCAGGTACGCAAAAGGGGAACGGGGAAAATGCCTTTTCCCCGTTACAATTTATCAGATTAAATTTTTTTCTATCTGTTGATTTTGGGTATTTACTGTATCAAATGACAGTTGTTATTTCTTTAAAAAATTTTTTACAACCAAAATTCCCTGTTCCCATTTGTATATCGGTCTGTATAACTCAATCTCGTATTCAATGTTATTGCATACATAAGTGGCTGAAACTGTTTCAGCGCCGGCAAGAGCTGTTATCTTTCCGCCCGAAAGACCTTGTTTGTCCATAAATTCTAAAATGACAGCATTAGGGTCAAGCCGCCATGGAAAATGTCCGATATCAACTTCCGCTTGAAGCTTCTTCATTTCTTCATAAGAAAGATGCTCTGCGTTTGATTCATCACGAAAGCTGCCGGCAATCTGTGCAACATCTTTGAACATTTTTTCATATTCAGCTGCAATTTCAATATCGTTTTCATCTCTGCCTTCCCATGTCGGATATTGAACATCGGTCGGAACTTCAAAAATATACGCATACAGATCATCTTTGTAAAGCAGTCGGCTTCCGCCCAGCATATTTAATATTTCATCTGCATTGTCCGCACGTGTTTTTTCAATTTTGAACAGCGTGCCGCTGCCTTCTCCGTATTTATCGTATGTTGCTTTTTGCACAAAGTTCACGGCGTTATTTCCGGAATGAATGTAGTATTTTCCTTCCCAGCTTTCAGGAATTTTAATCGTATACTCTCCCATAACGATATGATAAAAACCGCTGTAATCAATTATATTTCCGCTTTTGTCATATGTATTATACGTGATTTTATAAAGTTCATTATTTTCATCACGGACATTTAAAAAACGATATACGATGTAATCGAAATATTCAATCGAAATATATGTAAATGAATTTTTCAAAATATGCGGAACGCTGTTTGGCCCATCAATATAACCACGAGAATTATCTATGATATAATCTAATGCAGTGTCATCTAATACGGTTGATTCCTGTGAGCACCAAACTCCATGATGACCTATTTTGATGCAATACGCTCCTGCGTTTCCGTTTGTTTGGACAAGTGAAAGACCTACTTTCCCATCTTTCCAGACAATATTACTGTTGCTTTTGTCAAAACCAAGCTTTTCAAGCGTTTCTCTAAGCGGAACATATACCTCGCCGTTTTCGATAAAGGGTTTGTTCTTAAGTTCAATTTTTTCGCCGTTATTCAAAATTTCAATCGTGTAATCATCAGTCGTCAAATCCGATAATACGCCGCTTGCAAATACCGTTGTTGAAAGCATAATGGCGGCAATAACAGCGGATATGACCGACATAAATCTGCTTGTTGTTTTCTTATTTTTAATCATAGCAAATCTCCTTTTCAAAAATTTTTTACTGCTTGCCATTTGTGTGGTAAGCGGAAGCTGTTTGGATTTTCCTGTCGGAAGCAGGGAAAGAATTGTGTTTATATAGCTCATTTCCTCGCTGCCCGTCATATTTTTTGTAACCGCCATATCGCAGGATATTTCACACTCGGATGCGATTTGCTTTGAAACATACCACGAGATAGGGTTAAACCAATGAATACATTTTACAAGCTCTGCAAACCATTTATATAAAATATCGTGCCGCTTAAAATGCGTTATTTCGTGACGGAGTATGTTGTGTAACTGTTCGCCTGATAACTCCGTTTTCGGTAAAATCAGCGTTGGTCTGAAAATACCTGTTATAAACGGTGACGCAACATTTTCCCATACCCGAACATTGATTCTTCTGTCGGTGTACTCCCTTGTTTCGGGGCAGTATATAACCTCGCCGGTTTTGCGTATCTTAATATTCAGCCTTACATAGCGTACAACATTTAAGAGCATTAAAGCTATAGTGCCGGTAAGCCATAAATACGCTAAAATATTCATTCGGTTATAAATTATCCTATCCCATATAACTGTTGCTCTTTGTAAAAGCTGCGGCTTTTGAGTAGGGGCTGTCTGCACAACATTTTCGGTTGTTTCGGGTTGTTCACTGACAGCCTCTTGTTGTGTCTGTATCGTTTGTGTTGTAATGTTCGGCGCAGGCATTGTATTTACATTAAACCGCACCGGCATAAGCATTACAAAAAGTACGCACAGCCATATGTAATAATGCCACGAATATCCGAAAAGCTTTTTCGTTATCGGTCGGAAAATGCTGATAACAGCTGCAAGGGCAGAGCCGGCAAGTGATGTGATTAAAAGAGCTTTAAATAATTCACCAATCAAGTTAACCCCTCCTTTTTCTCAAAAATCGCTTTCAGCTCTTGTATATCCTTTTCCGAAAACTGCTCCTCCTCAAAAAGTGCGGCAACCAAATTTTCGGCTGAGCCGTCAAACAGATTTTTAATAAGATTTCTTACCTGCGATTTTTTATATTCCTTTGCCGTTAAAATCGGCGTGTAATACCACGCCTTACCCCGTCTTTCGGCAGACAATGCGCCTTTTTCAACAAGCCTTGCAAGAAATGTAGCGATTGTTGTGCGCTTCCAGCCCTTTTCTTCAACGGATTTTCCGATTGCCGTTGAACCTATCGGCTCATCTGCTTTCCATACAACCTTCATAATTTCAAGCTCTGCTTCACCTATGTTTATATGTTTCATAAGGCATACCTCCAATATAATCTACTGTTGTCGACATATATGGTCTACCACATTAGACATAGTTTGTCAAGACCTTTTGATGAATTTATAAATTTTAACTAAGTCTTGACACATAAAACTGTTCGGAATATATAAATACATAGCCTGTGTGAGCAATGCGCTGTTTATCGGCGCATATCACAATAACAAAAGTTGCCGGCGCAGTCGGTTTTGAGGCTGTATGCAGGCTCTGCCGTACGGTATGTCAGCGTATAATTTACTGCTTTTTAAAAACAAATCCGACAAGGAATAACCCTGCCGGATTTGTTTTCGGTTATGATTATGCTCTTTTAATTACCGAGCATTATTTATTGTCATAATCAATATAACCGGCTTTATGTAATTCATCCCGGCTATAAATCGGCGGAAGTATTTCCGCACCGTTAAAGTCGTAAACACCATAGACTGTTTCACCCCACGATCCAAACTCGGCGGGTTTTGTTATATCATAGGTTATAATATACTTTCCGTCCTCTGTAATGCCAAGAAAATATCCCGCCTTTCTCGGAAGTTCAAGAATTTTATTTCCGCTCGGAAGTTCGTAAAACTCCGTATGTGCTTCTGTTTGCGGTGCATCGCTGCCGAATACGGCAATCACAGTCTTTTTGTTGTGTTCAAAGAAATCCCAACCGCTGTAACCGTAATCAATGCGGTAATCATATGTTGCCCAGTACATCGGAAGTATAAAAATCACATTGCCATCTTTGTCCTCAATCCACATCTGCATTAAATTAAAATAACAGGATAGTTCCGTGTTGATTTCGCTGTGATGTGCAATGCAATTTATAAGCCGCATTGCGATTGCAGCCGCCTGTTCCTTTGAAAGCGTTTCTGAAGGTGAAAAATGATTTTCGCCCGTTCCGTTCATAATTCCCATTCCGCAGACGGATTTTATTGCGTCCGATGATTCATCTGTTAGAGAATAAGTATCATTAAAAGGCAATTTATACGGCAGCTTTTTCAAATTGCAATATTGGGCAGCGCGGCTTATAATGAGAGCTGTTTCCTCTCTTGTCAGATAATCCGACGGGCAAAAGGTTTTTTCGGTTTTGCCCTTAATTATTCCGCTTTCATACAGAGCTAAAATATACTCGCTGTTTGTATCTTCAAACGGTGATGTCTTTCCCGAAAATTTGGGGTAAATCGGCGTTGATTTTCCGATTTCATCCGAAACATTTGTAACACCGTTCATATAACCGACCGTATTGTATATAAGCTCACAAAATTCTTGCCGTGTAACAGACGCTGTAAAATCGCCGCCGTACATTTCCTGCGGCATTATGTTATACAGAGGGGATTCTGCGTCTTTAATGTAGTAATATGCCCATTCGGAACATTTTTCATCAGAGTATGCTTGCTCTGCAAATGCAGCTATTGCCGCAGAGCAAATAATTGTAATTGTTAAAATAATTGATAACAGTTTTTTCATTGCTTTTGCCCCTTTCTTTTGTTAGAAATTAAGTCAAATCAAAATCATAATCAATTACAATTCCGTTATCAAACTTAATTATCAGCCATTCATAGTCTATATATTTTGATTTACAGTTGTTCTTTACGCTTCTCATAACAGGATTCCCAATAATTTATTCTTAATAATATTATACAACATTTTTTGTGCATTTTCAACCTTTCAGCAGCCTTTTCGGCGGATTGTATAAAAAATCGCAGACAGAAGCGAATCAACTCTTGTCTGCGATTTTCGGTATCATTCTAATAATTTAAACCGATTTAGTGAACAACATCGGCAAAGGCATATAACATTTGTGCAAATTCTGCTTTGGTAACATTGTTGAATGGTTTGAAAGTGCCGTCTTCATATCCCCGTATTATACCTA contains:
- a CDS encoding S-layer homology domain-containing protein; translation: MKSKVVAVYFLSIFLLCSVLTAVNADNGYTIKDYIANYYSEIYREDTEVAFDKITIQDTNRKNELWVLTGNLSEYNIFNNKIEKVENPYVIQTAERYYITLQSTAGNYLYLCITKNGEMFFGRYADYNKPNYCEYIVAESAAVSNELSQICQTGINGYINQNAAEGIPKCSEWALGYVTKAAEKSFIPTILLELNFSESAKRIDFCRMAYRMLNEKEQINVIERTHPFTDVDKDERELAYLYENGIIKGKSATEFYPNDSISREEAATILDRLFKFIYKTDADNSDKEKLYADDNTISDWAKNSVYSMKTHKIMIGVDNDSFSPKTPFSLEQTVVTLVRIYEYK
- a CDS encoding S-layer homology domain-containing protein, with the translated sequence MEKLLCFLMITAMILTTTLCAVNADNGMSEWAAAEIEEAVELGIVAEDLQKDYQKNITREEFAVTAMMFVAYQNNMDFGDMQYLYINGGSLSKVSEDEITMFDDLADSEYGNYIITAAAMGIVKGKGNNLFDPFSPITREEAAVMLSRVYTMYASDKPAPESEVADIADSDSVSDWARDSVKKVYALNIMQGMPNGTFAPKNPYTREQCYATFVRLCKKAGIKSRYHGDNLCFWSYDELLARVKGQVNYDDIYHCENDFCSVEVGFASAFFSGRSGFWIVYKNGGRKDLMGQFGKISPYKFNKESFKFSDDGKSLYCSWSNMTDGIEEKREYRIDLEKATLKKINR
- a CDS encoding M56 family metallopeptidase; the protein is MIGELFKALLITSLAGSALAAVISIFRPITKKLFGYSWHYYIWLCVLFVMLMPVRFNVNTMPAPNITTQTIQTQQEAVSEQPETTENVVQTAPTQKPQLLQRATVIWDRIIYNRMNILAYLWLTGTIALMLLNVVRYVRLNIKIRKTGEVIYCPETREYTDRRINVRVWENVASPFITGIFRPTLILPKTELSGEQLHNILRHEITHFKRHDILYKWFAELVKCIHWFNPISWYVSKQIASECEISCDMAVTKNMTGSEEMSYINTILSLLPTGKSKQLPLTTQMASSKKFLKRRFAMIKNKKTTSRFMSVISAVIAAIMLSTTVFASGVLSDLTTDDYTIEILNNGEKIELKNKPFIENGEVYVPLRETLEKLGFDKSNSNIVWKDGKVGLSLVQTNGNAGAYCIKIGHHGVWCSQESTVLDDTALDYIIDNSRGYIDGPNSVPHILKNSFTYISIEYFDYIVYRFLNVRDENNELYKITYNTYDKSGNIIDYSGFYHIVMGEYTIKIPESWEGKYYIHSGNNAVNFVQKATYDKYGEGSGTLFKIEKTRADNADEILNMLGGSRLLYKDDLYAYIFEVPTDVQYPTWEGRDENDIEIAAEYEKMFKDVAQIAGSFRDESNAEHLSYEEMKKLQAEVDIGHFPWRLDPNAVILEFMDKQGLSGGKITALAGAETVSATYVCNNIEYEIELYRPIYKWEQGILVVKNFLKK
- a CDS encoding BlaI/MecI/CopY family transcriptional regulator, yielding MKHINIGEAELEIMKVVWKADEPIGSTAIGKSVEEKGWKRTTIATFLARLVEKGALSAERRGKAWYYTPILTAKEYKKSQVRNLIKNLFDGSAENLVAALFEEEQFSEKDIQELKAIFEKKEGLT
- a CDS encoding S-layer homology domain-containing protein translates to MKKLLSIILTITIICSAAIAAFAEQAYSDEKCSEWAYYYIKDAESPLYNIMPQEMYGGDFTASVTRQEFCELIYNTVGYMNGVTNVSDEIGKSTPIYPKFSGKTSPFEDTNSEYILALYESGIIKGKTEKTFCPSDYLTREETALIISRAAQYCNLKKLPYKLPFNDTYSLTDESSDAIKSVCGMGIMNGTGENHFSPSETLSKEQAAAIAMRLINCIAHHSEINTELSCYFNLMQMWIEDKDGNVIFILPMYWATYDYRIDYGYSGWDFFEHNKKTVIAVFGSDAPQTEAHTEFYELPSGNKILELPRKAGYFLGITEDGKYIITYDITKPAEFGSWGETVYGVYDFNGAEILPPIYSRDELHKAGYIDYDNK